Proteins encoded together in one Dermacentor variabilis isolate Ectoservices chromosome 2, ASM5094787v1, whole genome shotgun sequence window:
- the LOC142572615 gene encoding cobalamin trafficking protein CblD, which yields MHRLPRRVVYCQYRSSLRAQSHKRFSSSSSSSSLATKPVGNETKEDQGASTIRNGREISLFGPKDLRVPLPGNVGVVPIDFGMTLVEPERPKTCDVLSRETNSDRYHNILAQFLSPPEELLREAFGGVPGPPTILECNAQDCPDLLKKDFQDLFPARNIFGDPLTVITLTQKTENDMTYWSEDVDIEREELTGQFVMTARKICRALQEAGYWADFIDPCSGRPSLGPYTNATLLETDERYRHFGFTIEDLGCCKVITHHLWGSNAFVGCLFTNAPADSLEVQKILCEHNE from the exons ATGCATCGGCTACCACGAAGAGTTGTTTATTGTCAGTATCGAAGTTCTCTTAGGGCGCAGAGTCACAAAAGGTTCTCTTCCAGTTCGTCTTCTAGTTCACTTGCGACAAAACCTGTTGGGAACGAGACAAAAG AGGACCAGGGAGCTAGCACCATCCGTAATGGACGTGAGATCTCGCTCTTTGGGCCCAAGGACTTGAGGGTGCCCCTTCCAGGGAATGTAGGTGTGGTGCCAATAGACTTTGGCATGACCCTAGTGGAACCTGAACGTCCCAAGACGTGTGATGTGCTCTCAAGGGAGACAAACTCTGACCGTTACCACAACATTTTGGCGCAGTTCCTGAGCCCGCCGGAAGAG ctcctGAGAGAGGCATTTGGCGGGGTTCCTGGTCCACCTACTATACTTGAGTGCAATGCTCAGGACTGTCCAGACCTTCTGAAAAAGG ACTTTCAGGACCTGTTTCCTGCGAGAAACATCTTTGGCGACCCGCTCACTGTCATCACCTTGACCCAGAAGACTGAAAATGACATGACTTACTGGAGTGAGGATGTGGATATAGAGAGGGAAGAGCTCACAGGGCAG TTTGTGATGACGGCTCGGAAGATATGCAGAGCCCTGCAAGAGGCTGGGTATTGGGCTGACTTCATCGATCCGTGTAGTGGAAGGCCA TCACTGGGACCTTACACCAATGCAACACTTCTGGAAACTGATGAGCGTTATAGGCACTTTGGATTCACCATTGAAGACCTTGGGTGTTGCAAAGTGATCACTCATCATTTGTGGGGTAGCAATGCCTTTGTTGGTTGCTTGTTTACAAATGCTCCTGCTGACAGCCTAGAAGTACAGAAGATACTGTGTGAGCATAACGAGTGA